The Nocardia sp. BMG51109 nucleotide sequence TGCTCCGCCCACTGGGGGTGTTTCTCGAACATCCACATGGCGGGCTTTACGAAATCCATTACCGGATCAACCCACCGCACGTGTTCCAGGTCCAGCAGCACCCGGAACCCTCCGGCGTCATCGACCAAGATGTTCGGCAAACACACATCCAAGTGAGCGACCGCCGGACGCACTACCGGCGACACCGAATCAGCCAGCGCACCAAGCAACACCAGCCCAGCGGCTACCAGATCACTTGTGCTGCTGTCGGTCTCATGCTCGCGGTACGCCCGCGACAGCAACTCGACACGGACCGCCACAGTGGTACTCCACGAATCCGAGCCCGCGCCGAGCCCGGTAGCCGCGTCACCGAACGTCATCACCGGGACGGCATGGAGCCGCGCCAGTGCCGCGCCGGTCCCGGCCATCACCCGCTCCATCGCGACCGGGGACAGCGAGCCCGCCGCATCGTAGGCATCGCGACCGGGCAGGTACTCGAACACGATCAACAGTCGACCGTCCACCAGGTCATCGGACGCCGAGAACTCCAACAGTCGGGGCACCGGCACGCCGTGCTCCCATACCCGGCGATGCTCGGCCAGCCTGCGCACGACAACATCACTGTGACCGGCCATCCCGACCTTGCCGACCAGCGGGCCGCGACCGGAGTCGAGAACCCGGGACACATGGCTACGGCCTTTCCGCAACGGCTCACGCGGGCGGACCGGAGCAGCGTCCGGCAACAGTCGCTCAACGGCGGCGGCCACCTGATCGGCCCTGATTTCACCAACGCTCACAAGGTAAATACTAGATCCACCCACCGACACGAAAGGCATGCCCATGGACGCGGCAACTACGGAAATCATTGCTAGAGCAGTTATCCGGCGAGACGGCAACATGCTCCTTGCCAAGCATCGAACAAAAAAGTGGTCGTTCCTGCCCGGCGGGCACGTCGAACCAGGCGAACGCGTGGAGACGGCGCTGATTCGTGAGATCGCCGAAGAACTCGGCACGGAGGCGAAAATCGATGGATTCGTCGGTGTGGTCGAACACGGCTACATCGAAGACGGCACCACACACCACGAACTCAACCTCGTCTTCGACGTCACCATCACAGACCCCGAGCCGACAAGCCGCGAAGACCACCTCGAATTTCACTGGCTCCCAGTGACACAACTCGCTGACACCGATGTCCGGCCCGGTGCAGTCAAAGACGCGCTACTGGCCGCAGGCGACGACACCGCACCGTTCTGGCACGCCTGGAACGGATAGACCCACCGATTCCGCGGTTCATGGACGATCGCGCCGTGCGGGCCGCCGGACGGTGGTATCTGTTGTGGGTGCGGCAATTCGAGAAGGTTGATGTCGGCTGTGAGCTGACCGCATGCATCGCATCGGGAGACATCCCGATGCCTGTGGTGCACGTAAACGCCCTTGGCACACCGCAAGACCAGTGGGATCAGGTCATACCCAAGCTATATCTGCACACCACCGTCACCTACGACCGTCCGGGCATCGGTCACAGCGATCCCCTGCCCCCACACCTGGCGGACCAGCCACGCACATTCGGGGCGTTGGCCGACGAGCTTCGCTCCATGCTCGACAAGCTCGCCATCGAATCGCCGCACGTGGTCGTCGGGCATTCGATCGGTGCCCTGATCGCCATGATGTACGCCGCACGTCACGAGGCACACACGGCTGGGCTGGTACTGGTGGATTGCACCACCTTCCAGCATCTGGCGGATAGTCACTGGCCGACACGCGAAGGGGGTGACGGCAGTCCCGGATCGTCGATGCTGGACATCCCAGGATCGATCGCCGAGCTGGAGGCCGCGGAATGGACACCCCTTCCCGCCGCGGTATTGGCGAGCGCGCCCGGGCGATGGACACGTCTGACGCCCGCTGAGGCAGCCGAGTTCGCACCGCTCACGCTCGAGCAACTCGATCAACAATGGCAGGACGCGCAACGGCTGCTCGCGAGAAGGCTGGATGCCCTGCTGGTCGTTGCCGACTGGGCCGGCCACCACGTCGCCGTGGACCAGCCCGAATTGGTCGCTGCCTGCATAAGCGCGGTCAGCGCTGCCGCCCGCGACCACCGGCCCGTCACCATTCCGTCCGCCCGACTGCGGTACGCGGGCGGATCATGCCCAGCATCCTGACTCGATTGCCAAGATGCTGAAGCGGTGCCCGCGCTCACTGAATCTCCCCACCGACGCTCAGGTCGCGTTTACTGTGAATCCCGTTCGCTGGCAACGTCACACGCAGATATCGCGAATACCGGGCAACCGTCCGTGAGGAAGGTACGCATGAGCATCCCTCGCAGTACTGTCCGTTCGGCCGTCACCGGTGTCGCCAGGCGACTTCCACGCACTACCGACCTGCTCGACTGCGGTACAGGATCAGTCCCGCGGGCTCGGCACCGCCGCGATCAGGACGCCGGGTCCAGTAGCCGTATCGAGTCTCCGGGCCCGCCGACGGTGGGACCTTCAGGCCAGAGTTGCTCGAGTTCCGCTGGGGTGAGCGGGGCCTGGTATGCGGCGCGGAGTACCTCCTGGATCACAGTGGTCTTCGCGTTGGCGAGGTTGACGAACCAGTCGAGGCCGGCCACATATGACCACATATAGGTTCTCAGCAGTGGATTGGTGCTGCGGTCGGCCAGAATGTCGGCGATGTGGCCGTCATTCCACCAGGGGACACGGTCGCGCGCATGGCGGGCGCATTCTTCCGTGGGCGTTCCGGCGTTCACGGCCAGTTGCAGTTCCGACCGAACCAATTGGGTGTAGTGGTCGATCCGGACACGCGCAACCAAGGCGTCATCGTCAGGTGCGATGAACAGCGGCATCGCCTGTGCCCAGCCTTCCAGGAGGACTTGCTGGGGGCCGTGAACGGACAACAGACGAACCCAAGGGACGTCCTCGACAGCACAGCGGGCAGCGATGCTGGCGCTTTGCAACCCATGGCCGAGGACTTCGTGCAACGCGAATCGCCGGGCCTGGACCTTGGTGTAGTTCGCATTGCGCATGTTCAGACGCAGCCGGACTCGCTGCCCGGCACCGTCGAGCCAGTACGCCCAGTAGGCATCGATATCGGTTTCCTCGATCGTGAGGTCGTATGGGGCCTGGCTACCTGTTGCTCGGCGGACGGCTGGTTCGAAATCACGCGCGGCTTGGCGGATCGCGTCGGGCGCGGCAGCGGCATCCAACGGACCTTCGGTGGCGGCCAGGTCGACGGCGGTGGATTCACCCCATCCAACACCGAGCCCCTCCAGGCACAGGCGCGCGGTCTCACCCGCGGCGGCGATGTACTCGGCCGGCCATCCGGCTGCGGGGCATCCCTGAGTATCTCGGACATAGTCGTCGAGACCGGGGCGTTCGCCCATGAGAGCGCGGAGGTAGGCGATATCGGCAGTGATCCGCCGTGCGACCGAAGGCTCGTGGGCTTCGTCCGCCAACTCGCTGAGCCGCCGGAAGGTGCTCAGGCGGTCGACAGCTATTGGCGCCTCGTCGGTCG carries:
- a CDS encoding phosphotransferase family protein, with amino-acid sequence MSVGEIRADQVAAAVERLLPDAAPVRPREPLRKGRSHVSRVLDSGRGPLVGKVGMAGHSDVVVRRLAEHRRVWEHGVPVPRLLEFSASDDLVDGRLLIVFEYLPGRDAYDAAGSLSPVAMERVMAGTGAALARLHAVPVMTFGDAATGLGAGSDSWSTTVAVRVELLSRAYREHETDSSTSDLVAAGLVLLGALADSVSPVVRPAVAHLDVCLPNILVDDAGGFRVLLDLEHVRWVDPVMDFVKPAMWMFEKHPQWAEQFANGYQTVSELPQQWPERLAVASGLELLTGVDYWTRVSDLSMRDDYLQRLRAWVRSGGAVHGWPSLIV
- a CDS encoding NUDIX domain-containing protein produces the protein MDAATTEIIARAVIRRDGNMLLAKHRTKKWSFLPGGHVEPGERVETALIREIAEELGTEAKIDGFVGVVEHGYIEDGTTHHELNLVFDVTITDPEPTSREDHLEFHWLPVTQLADTDVRPGAVKDALLAAGDDTAPFWHAWNG
- a CDS encoding alpha/beta fold hydrolase, which translates into the protein MDDRAVRAAGRWYLLWVRQFEKVDVGCELTACIASGDIPMPVVHVNALGTPQDQWDQVIPKLYLHTTVTYDRPGIGHSDPLPPHLADQPRTFGALADELRSMLDKLAIESPHVVVGHSIGALIAMMYAARHEAHTAGLVLVDCTTFQHLADSHWPTREGGDGSPGSSMLDIPGSIAELEAAEWTPLPAAVLASAPGRWTRLTPAEAAEFAPLTLEQLDQQWQDAQRLLARRLDALLVVADWAGHHVAVDQPELVAACISAVSAAARDHRPVTIPSARLRYAGGSCPAS